The following is a genomic window from Triplophysa dalaica isolate WHDGS20190420 chromosome 22, ASM1584641v1, whole genome shotgun sequence.
gttttttatgtgtctAGAAATCATATTGATGTGAGAGAAGTTAAAGCAGCTTGAGGACACATTTGAGTCGCTCGTCATGTCTTCTCCAGTGGAAATGACGGAGCTGTACGACAACGCGCTGCTCGGGATCCTGCAGCATGTGGGAAACATTCAGAGTTTCCTGCAGGTTTATTTTGGTTTCCTCTACAGAAAGACGGACTTTTATCGCCGCCTGAGCGGCCCCAACGACCGCATGGGCTTCCCACCAGGAGTCGCTGAAAAAATGGTTTTCAAGGTAACGTTACCTGATGTAGAGACTTCAGAGAGATTGAGTTTTTGATTCAGTAAAGTGACGTTACCCTGACTGTACGGTTTTACCTGATGTCATATATGATGTCATATGCTTCTTATTCAGTAAGGGTATGTTAAGTCTACACTcaaaaaattaaccatggttttactatagtaatttACTAATATAGAGActtctatataaatgtcttctttttttttcttcagacaTTTAAGTTATTTGAAAAGCTGGCTGATGAGGACAGAGAGAAAGCAAGCAGACGTCTGGAGGAGTGCAAATCGGCGCCTCCTGTAGTACAAGAGCTGGAGGTTCAGTCAGAGCAGGAGGTTGAAGCTCCTGTAGAAGAGAGGATTACAGAGGAGTCCACACCTGTCACAACAACAGCACCAGAGACCGATGGAGAGACGCCACACAGCAGTCACCCAGAACCTACAGTAGACATGAAAGCACCTGGAGACACAACGATGGATTCCAGTGCGGCTGCATcgtatgtgtgtttttcagacCATGTGCCCTAAAAGATACTCTCTATGCTTATTTGATACAGACTACATCAAAATCTTTGAAGACTATCCATCGTGCAATTGtttgtaaatttgtatttatgtgtaCTGTTTAGAGGGCACGACACCATTCAGGCCGACCCAGACAGTTACAACGGTGCGGTTAGGGATTCTTACACCTGGTCGCAGGACTACACAGACGTGGAGGTTCGAGTGCACGTCCAGCCTGACATCGTTAAAGGCCGACAGGTGTGATTTACCTCCTTATGTATTTCACCGTATTACAGTCTGGCTGCACTCATGTTTATGGTCTCAGTCATCCATTAAAAACAATCTTTCTACTCCCTGCTTTCGCGTGCAGGTGTCTGTGGACCTGCAGCCGGGGAGAGTTCGTGTAGCGGTGAACGAGAGAGGATCGCAGAGGGTCCTGATGGAGGGAGAATTCACGCACAAAATCAACACGGAGAATACCCTGTGGAGTTTGGAGCCCGGCAAATGTGTGCTGGTACAGAATCTGTTTGACCCGCCAATTCAATTGACCCTACCTTCGTGATAAATATAACAGCTCCTTTAAagttatttgcattttaattcttTGATGTGTGTGCTCAGGTGAAGTTGTAGAGAGTATTAGTGGTAACTTGGTATTTTCTCCCAGCTTTCTTTGAGTAAAATCGGGGAGGTCTGGTGGAGCGCTGTATTGAAGGGTGAGACAGAGATTGATGTGAACCAGATCAACAGGGAACGCTCCATGGCAACCGTGGATGAGGAAGAGCATGCCGTGCTTGACCGCCTAACATTTGATTACCACCAAAAACTCCAGGGCAAACCACAGAGTCACGAGATGGTGAGTTTAtcacttaaaataaatacatgtgtgTGCAGCACGTCTGAAGGGTTCACATTGAAGGTTCTCTGGGTCATCTTTTCCACCTTTTTAATGAGATGACTATCTAGATGTCTCATTGATAGAGGTTTTCCCTGTATTTCAGAAAGTTCACGATATGTTAAAGAAGGGCTGGGACGCTGAAGGATCTCCTTTTAAAGGACAGGAGTTTGACCCCTCCGTCTTTAACATCCCACCTAGTGCTGTTCAGTTTTGAGACACAGTCGAGTACACACATCAACGGTGACAGTTTCTTGCAATGCTAGAGAACAAACAACAACTTTGTTTCCACTGCAAACCTTCTAATGGACACTTTAACTGTTGTCTGAAATATTACAGCTAATGTACGGTGTTAGGCCAGTTGTCATTTTCGATTTTgagtgttttatgaaataaagtAATTATGTCTGCCCAGTTTCTTACAAGAGATGCAGAgcttattatttgtttgttgtttttaaaggcgTTTCCTTAAGATTGAGTAGAAACCATCACAAATATGTCAGTGGTGTCTTGTCAGATTTTTAAGACTTTTGTCTTATAGCCAATTGCGTAGATTCACAGATGAGGGTGGGAACTCTTTCAAGTGTTATGTGAGATATTATTTTCCCCTCATTTGCGTCAAAGTTTTGTTCAACATCTGTGACTGAATCTATTAAAACGTTTTGCAAACACTGAGACTATTGTCTTTTCTTGTCTAGTGAGAAACCACAAGTAAAATGATAATATGATTTTTAAAAGCTGTTCGGCGAAGCTTAAAACACGTTTATTGCATTAGATAACTAAACAGAGTTCTAGTTATGTGAAACATAAAGACAAAATTATGTTCTTATTTCACACCTtgcatttaactttatttaaaatgcacgttttgtttacatgttatgATGCTATAGCAACtttatcagtttttattttattaacctTGATGActaatattgtgttaatacttTAGAAATGATAATGTTGCAAATAATGTCAGTAACTTGCTCATCTTAAGGAAAGCAAGTCATATACCTCTTGAATGGCAtcagggtgagcaaatgatgagtTAAGTGTCATTTTTGGACGAGCTTTTCTTTAAAACGCCAAGACGTTGCAGGTGCAAAGCTCCGCCGCGCCCTCTGCCGGTGAGATGAGGCATCGTCGCGTCACACAGCGGAAAACCAACATACTGCAGCTGAACGGCGCATTCGGTGAGAGGTTGGGAAGGCAGTCGGCTCTGCTCGTTGGAGAACCTCTCCTGCACTCGAACCCACAGCCACACTCGAGTTTTATCCTCCAAACCCCACAGTTCGGACTCGGAGACACAGAAGCGCGCTGGAAGACGGCTCGGATATCGACACGAAGCAGGCAAACGCGGAGGGCTGAGAAATGGCAACGACAACCTGTACGCGCTTTACCGACGAGTACCAGCTTTACGAAGAACTTGGAAAGTACGGTTGTGTTTCTACTTTGCATGTTACGTAATGTCATATGTTGCTTTAACGATGGAGGTTCAAACGAAACGTGGACAGAGAGCTCGTGAGGAAACATAACAGTACTGAGTGTAACTATATATGCAGTTTCTGGTAGTAAACGTGAGGAATCTGACAGGATCGTGCATATTTTTGGGGGCACGTTTCATGCAAAATGCATAGATCAGTTAAGATCAGGAAACATTTGGTCCTGTAACATCATCTCTCACTATAATTGTAAAGTGGACAGAGAGATACACTGTAGCGGTTGTTCTACTGCTGTTATTGGGAGTTTAAAGGTGTCGATGGGTTTGATACTTTGTATCGCTCAGTGATGTGACGCTCGCTACAATGTATCAAACTGTTTCCCGCCACGAGGGAAGGGTCATTCTGTCCCGTGACATTTGGAGCTGTCAGAGCGGCTGTTTGCTGTCTTTAATGTGTGTGCGGGCGCGTGTGCGCTGAACATGCCTGCAGCCTGACGTTAGGACATTATTttactctctctgtctctctctctctctctctctctccctctcccccctCCCTCAGTCACTCCTCCTCGCAGTATTGCGTTTCTTTTTGCATGTAATcttgaattattaaaacatttatcacGGATAATCTGTTAACATCTAACATCACGAATAACATCTCttcaagtaaaaaataacaacacgTTTTTtcgacattttaaataaaaaaatatttaacgtgCTTCCGTCAATTCTGTAAATGTAGGGCTGAGGGAgggaaaaaagcattttttatattacacttGTGTGACATTTCACAGTGTGTGATCTTTGCTATACTGAATGTTTCACCACATCCTCCGTTTGTGGTGAAGTCAAGCGTACTGTCTATCTACTTGAccatatttaacattttcttcttatttttattgttcatttgcAAAATGCAGATATTTTCATCGCTTCTTTGGAGAGTTCagaaatgtgtctgtttgtCGTGTAGTAATGTTCATCCGTGTTGTTGAGAGATATGTCTTGCCAAAAATAGAGGAAGAAAATCATCATGAGGTTCATT
Proteins encoded in this region:
- the nudcd3 gene encoding nudC domain-containing protein 3 yields the protein MSSPVEMTELYDNALLGILQHVGNIQSFLQVYFGFLYRKTDFYRRLSGPNDRMGFPPGVAEKMVFKTFKLFEKLADEDREKASRRLEECKSAPPVVQELEVQSEQEVEAPVEERITEESTPVTTTAPETDGETPHSSHPEPTVDMKAPGDTTMDSSAAASGHDTIQADPDSYNGAVRDSYTWSQDYTDVEVRVHVQPDIVKGRQVSVDLQPGRVRVAVNERGSQRVLMEGEFTHKINTENTLWSLEPGKCVLLSLSKIGEVWWSAVLKGETEIDVNQINRERSMATVDEEEHAVLDRLTFDYHQKLQGKPQSHEMKVHDMLKKGWDAEGSPFKGQEFDPSVFNIPPSAVQF